One Chlorobaculum limnaeum genomic window carries:
- the sat gene encoding sulfate adenylyltransferase gives MALVNPHGKDKVLKPLLLAGDELVSEKERAKSMKQVRLTSRETGDLIMLGIGGFTPLTGFMGHADWKGSVETCTMADGTFWPIPITLSTSQEQADSLAIGEEVALVDDESGELMGSMKIEEIYTIDKAHECREVFKTDDPAHPGVLMVMNQGDVNLAGPVKVFSEGTFPTEFAGIYMTPAETRKMFEDNGWSTVAAFQTRNPMHRSHEYLVKIAVEICDGVLIHQLLGKLKPGDIPADVRRDCINVLTENYFVKGTTIQAGYPLDMRYAGPREALLHALFRQNFGCSHLIVGRDHAGVGDYYGPFDAHHIFDQIPEGALETKPLKIDWTFYCYKCDAMASMKTCPHEPADRLNLSGTMLRKMLSEGLEVPEHFSRPEVLEILRKYYAGLTEKVDIKVHSHAIGK, from the coding sequence ATGGCTTTAGTCAATCCACATGGCAAGGATAAGGTTTTAAAGCCGCTTCTGTTGGCGGGTGACGAACTGGTCAGCGAAAAGGAGCGAGCGAAATCCATGAAGCAGGTCAGGCTTACTTCCAGGGAGACTGGTGATCTGATCATGCTCGGCATCGGTGGTTTCACGCCGCTTACCGGATTTATGGGCCATGCAGACTGGAAGGGAAGCGTCGAAACGTGCACGATGGCTGACGGCACCTTCTGGCCTATCCCGATCACCCTTTCGACCTCGCAGGAGCAGGCCGACAGTCTCGCCATCGGTGAAGAGGTGGCACTTGTCGATGACGAATCCGGCGAACTGATGGGCAGCATGAAGATCGAGGAGATATACACCATCGACAAGGCTCACGAGTGCCGTGAAGTGTTCAAGACCGATGATCCCGCCCATCCCGGCGTTCTGATGGTCATGAACCAGGGCGACGTCAACCTCGCCGGACCGGTCAAGGTCTTCAGCGAAGGCACCTTCCCGACCGAGTTCGCGGGCATCTATATGACTCCGGCAGAGACCCGGAAAATGTTCGAGGATAACGGCTGGAGCACGGTTGCCGCCTTCCAGACCCGCAACCCCATGCACCGCTCCCACGAATACCTCGTCAAGATCGCCGTCGAAATCTGTGACGGCGTGCTCATTCACCAGCTTCTCGGCAAGCTCAAGCCGGGCGACATTCCCGCAGATGTCAGAAGGGATTGCATCAACGTCCTGACCGAAAACTACTTCGTCAAGGGCACCACCATCCAGGCTGGCTATCCGCTCGACATGCGCTACGCCGGTCCGCGTGAGGCGCTGCTCCACGCGCTCTTCCGCCAGAACTTCGGATGCAGCCACCTGATTGTCGGACGCGACCACGCAGGCGTCGGCGACTACTACGGCCCGTTCGACGCGCACCACATCTTCGACCAGATTCCCGAGGGCGCGCTCGAAACAAAGCCGCTCAAGATCGACTGGACCTTCTACTGCTACAAGTGCGACGCGATGGCCTCGATGAAAACCTGTCCGCACGAACCAGCAGACAGGCTCAACCTGAGCGGCACGATGCTGCGCAAGATGTTGTCGGAAGGTCTCGAAGTGCCGGAGCATTTCAGCCGTCCGGAGGTGCTGGAAATCCTCAGGAAGTACTACGCCGGTCTGACCGAAAAGGTCGATATCAAGGTGCATTCCCACGCGATCGGGAAGTAA
- the aprA gene encoding adenylyl-sulfate reductase subunit alpha, with the protein MGAEKNEFKFSKKPEVVYVDTDILLIGGGMACCGAAYEAAKWATPKGLRITMVDKAAADRSGAVAMGLSAINTYCGENDPADYVKYVRTDLMGIIREDLVYDLGRHVDNSVHLFEEWGLPVWKRDEDGSTMDGSKPAPKLAEGGKPVRSGRWQIMINGESYKVIVAEAAKKALEYNRKETGVDQNLFERVFISELIHDKNDPSKVAGAIGFSVREHKAYVFTAKTMLLACGGAVNVYRPRSTAEGQGRAWYPIWNAGTTYALAAQAGCELVLMENRFVPARFKDGYGPVGAWFLFFKCKATNSLGEDYCATNLAAANKDFGKYAEDPHKLTTAMRNHMMMIDMKAGKGPILMRTHEAMAALAETMTPKQIKHLEAEAWEDFLDMCIGQAVVWAGNNIEPEKTPSELMPTEPYLLGSHAGCAGIWVSGPGDIAGIPAEWSWGYNRMTTVDGLFTAGDGVGASGHKFSSGSHAEGRIAGKNMTAYCLDHADYKPELGRDVDEVIAEIYAPMENFAKNKDYSTDPLVNPNYIRPKMFQARLQKIMDEYVAGVATWYTTSKTMLDKGLEHLSLLKEDAEKMAAEDLHELMRAWENYHRLMAGEAHARHILFREDSRYPGYYFRADHFYVDDENWKCFTISKYDRDTKEWSLSKRDYVQVIPD; encoded by the coding sequence ATGGGAGCTGAAAAAAACGAATTCAAGTTTAGCAAGAAGCCCGAAGTTGTTTATGTGGATACGGATATTCTGCTGATCGGCGGTGGCATGGCTTGCTGCGGCGCTGCGTACGAAGCGGCCAAGTGGGCTACCCCGAAAGGTCTGAGGATCACGATGGTCGACAAGGCTGCCGCTGACAGAAGCGGTGCTGTCGCCATGGGTCTTTCCGCTATCAATACCTATTGCGGCGAGAACGATCCGGCTGATTACGTCAAATACGTAAGAACTGACCTCATGGGCATCATCCGTGAGGACCTCGTCTATGACCTTGGCCGTCACGTTGACAACTCGGTTCATCTTTTCGAAGAGTGGGGTCTTCCGGTATGGAAGCGCGACGAAGACGGTTCGACCATGGACGGTTCGAAACCGGCTCCGAAGCTCGCCGAAGGCGGCAAGCCCGTCCGCTCCGGCAGGTGGCAGATCATGATCAACGGTGAATCCTACAAGGTCATCGTCGCCGAGGCTGCCAAGAAAGCCCTCGAATACAACCGCAAGGAGACCGGCGTCGATCAGAACCTGTTCGAGCGCGTCTTCATCAGCGAACTCATCCACGACAAGAACGATCCAAGCAAGGTCGCAGGCGCGATCGGTTTCAGCGTCCGCGAGCACAAGGCTTACGTATTCACCGCCAAGACCATGCTCCTCGCTTGCGGCGGTGCCGTGAACGTCTACCGTCCGCGCTCGACCGCTGAAGGTCAGGGCCGCGCATGGTACCCGATCTGGAACGCAGGCACAACCTACGCGCTTGCCGCACAGGCCGGTTGCGAGCTCGTGCTCATGGAGAACCGTTTCGTGCCCGCCCGCTTCAAGGACGGCTACGGCCCGGTCGGCGCATGGTTCCTCTTCTTCAAGTGCAAGGCAACCAACTCTCTTGGCGAAGACTACTGCGCAACCAACCTGGCGGCAGCCAACAAGGATTTCGGCAAGTACGCCGAAGACCCGCACAAGCTGACCACCGCCATGAGAAACCACATGATGATGATCGACATGAAGGCCGGCAAAGGCCCGATCCTCATGAGGACTCACGAAGCGATGGCCGCTCTGGCCGAGACCATGACTCCGAAGCAGATCAAGCACCTCGAAGCCGAGGCATGGGAAGACTTCCTCGACATGTGCATCGGTCAGGCTGTCGTCTGGGCCGGTAACAACATCGAGCCGGAAAAGACTCCTTCCGAGCTCATGCCGACCGAGCCGTACCTGCTTGGCTCGCACGCCGGTTGCGCCGGTATCTGGGTCAGCGGCCCTGGCGACATCGCAGGCATCCCGGCGGAATGGAGCTGGGGCTACAACAGGATGACCACCGTCGATGGCCTCTTCACCGCGGGTGACGGCGTTGGCGCTTCGGGTCACAAGTTCTCCTCCGGTTCGCACGCAGAAGGCCGTATCGCCGGCAAGAACATGACCGCCTACTGCCTCGACCACGCCGACTACAAGCCGGAACTGGGCCGCGACGTTGACGAAGTGATCGCCGAGATCTACGCTCCGATGGAGAACTTCGCCAAGAACAAGGATTACAGCACCGATCCGCTTGTCAATCCGAACTACATCAGGCCGAAGATGTTCCAGGCTCGTCTCCAGAAGATCATGGACGAGTATGTCGCCGGTGTGGCCACCTGGTACACCACCAGCAAAACCATGCTCGACAAAGGTCTTGAGCATCTCTCTCTTCTCAAGGAGGACGCCGAAAAGATGGCTGCCGAGGATCTGCACGAGCTGATGCGCGCCTGGGAGAACTACCATCGTCTGATGGCGGGCGAAGCCCACGCACGTCACATCCTCTTCAGGGAAGACAGCCGCTATCCCGGTTACTACTTCAGGGCTGACCACTTCTACGTCGATGACGAGAACTGGAAGTGCTTCACGATCTCGAAGTACGACAGGGACACCAAAGAGTGGTCTCTCTCCAAGAGGGATTACGTTCAGGTCATCCCCGACTAA
- a CDS encoding DUF1634 domain-containing protein has product MKQETTHADSVQLAYAGILGKATTLGIALIVAGYAIYIFQLIPLSVPIEQVAGHWHLRAAEFHQQLDAPLGWSCFAAPGYGDTLSYITLIYLGSVTMLCLFVAGIAFFREKNGIYTAISFVQLLVLIFAAAGIVSGGH; this is encoded by the coding sequence ATGAAACAGGAAACAACTCATGCCGACAGCGTCCAGCTTGCTTACGCCGGTATTCTCGGAAAAGCGACGACCCTCGGCATCGCGCTCATCGTCGCCGGATACGCCATCTATATCTTTCAGTTGATACCGCTCTCGGTGCCGATCGAGCAGGTGGCCGGTCACTGGCACCTGAGAGCCGCCGAATTTCACCAGCAGCTCGACGCTCCTCTGGGCTGGAGCTGTTTCGCCGCGCCAGGGTATGGCGATACACTGAGCTACATAACGCTCATCTATCTTGGAAGTGTCACCATGCTGTGCCTTTTCGTTGCAGGCATCGCGTTTTTCAGGGAAAAGAACGGCATTTATACTGCTATATCGTTTGTCCAGCTTCTGGTGCTGATTTTCGCTGCCGCAGGCATTGTTTCCGGCGGCCACTGA
- a CDS encoding sulfite exporter TauE/SafE family protein, producing the protein MFTKSYRDKFICSAIALLLFLTPSLAFAAGTVPVETTAWWVWVLGLFVFTFLLGIVAVIAGVGGGVLYVPIVSSFFPFHIDFVRGTGLFVALAGALSAGSPLLRKGLANLKLALSMSLIGSMSSIAGALVGLALPENVIQLSLGLTILGITAIMFFSKNSAYPQIGQPDALSKALQIYGIYYDEHLKKDVDWQIHRTPVGLVLFTVIGFMAGMFGLGAGWANVPVFNLVLGAPLRVSVATSVFVLSVNDTAAAWVYLHKGAVLPLIAVPSVAGMMLGTKIGAKLLTKVHTNVVRRVVITLLGAAGLRALLKGFGI; encoded by the coding sequence ATGTTTACAAAAAGTTACCGAGACAAGTTTATCTGTAGCGCTATCGCCTTGTTACTGTTTCTGACGCCAAGCCTGGCGTTTGCCGCAGGGACCGTCCCTGTTGAAACAACAGCCTGGTGGGTATGGGTGCTTGGTCTGTTTGTGTTTACCTTTCTGCTCGGTATCGTGGCCGTCATTGCCGGTGTCGGCGGTGGCGTGCTCTATGTGCCGATTGTCAGCAGTTTCTTTCCCTTCCATATCGATTTCGTCCGCGGAACCGGTCTGTTCGTGGCTCTGGCGGGAGCGTTGTCGGCAGGCTCACCGCTTCTGAGAAAAGGGCTCGCCAATCTCAAACTGGCGCTCTCTATGTCCCTTATCGGCTCGATGAGTTCGATCGCCGGAGCGTTGGTCGGGCTTGCCTTGCCGGAGAATGTGATCCAGTTATCTCTTGGGTTGACCATCCTTGGCATAACCGCGATCATGTTTTTTTCCAAAAATTCAGCGTACCCCCAGATTGGCCAGCCCGACGCTCTCTCCAAAGCGCTCCAGATTTATGGCATCTATTACGACGAGCATCTGAAAAAAGATGTTGACTGGCAGATTCATCGCACTCCGGTCGGCCTGGTGCTCTTTACCGTGATCGGCTTCATGGCCGGCATGTTCGGGCTTGGCGCCGGATGGGCCAACGTGCCGGTGTTCAATCTCGTGCTCGGCGCTCCCCTGAGAGTCTCCGTGGCTACGAGCGTTTTTGTGCTGTCGGTCAACGATACCGCCGCCGCCTGGGTGTACCTGCACAAAGGGGCGGTGTTGCCGCTCATCGCCGTGCCATCGGTGGCAGGCATGATGCTCGGCACGAAAATTGGAGCGAAGCTTCTCACGAAAGTGCATACCAACGTGGTCAGAAGGGTGGTCATCACTCTGCTTGGTGCTGCCGGACTTCGTGCGCTTCTCAAGGGATTCGGAATCTGA
- the tusB gene encoding sulfurtransferase complex subunit TusB, with amino-acid sequence MLHTINKSPFENSTFETSVRFLQPGDPVLFIEDGVYAVQEGNRFGALIQSVIEKSNPVYALKPDLDARGISAITEGVTTVDYAGFVDLVEEHQVNSWL; translated from the coding sequence ATGTTACATACCATCAATAAATCTCCGTTCGAAAACAGCACCTTCGAAACCAGCGTCCGGTTCCTTCAGCCGGGTGATCCCGTACTCTTCATCGAGGATGGCGTTTATGCAGTGCAGGAGGGCAACCGGTTCGGCGCGCTGATACAGTCCGTTATCGAGAAGAGCAATCCGGTCTATGCGCTCAAGCCCGATCTCGATGCCCGTGGCATTTCCGCCATCACGGAAGGGGTAACGACTGTCGATTATGCCGGTTTTGTCGATCTGGTCGAAGAGCACCAGGTCAATAGCTGGCTCTGA
- a CDS encoding CoB--CoM heterodisulfide reductase iron-sulfur subunit A family protein — MSVETILIVGGGISGITTAVEAAEVGYNTVLVEKNPYLGGRVSQLNKYFPKLCPPYCGLEMNFRRIKPNPKITVYTMTEVESVSGQEGNYSVRLKVSPRYVNEKCTVCNACAEACPAERPNEFNFGMDKTKAAYLPHVLSYPMRYVIDRNACKDKSCDKCVKACKYNAIDLDMKPQTIEMKVGSIVYATGWNPYDATRMENLGYGRVKNVITNMMMERLAAPNGPTGGKLLRPSDKKEVKKVVFVQCAGSRDENHLNYCSSICCMASLKQATYIRERVPDAKVVVAYIDLRAPGKYEEFLNKVQSDANVKLVKGKVAKIEEDPSTGGVILEFEDVEGGGKVHERADMAVLATGMEPSVKTHSMLSIEENGFINGGSAPGIYSTGVAKRPSDVTTSIQDATGMALKSIQSLVRS; from the coding sequence ATGTCAGTTGAAACCATTTTAATCGTTGGCGGCGGCATCAGCGGAATAACCACTGCAGTCGAGGCTGCGGAGGTCGGCTACAATACCGTGCTTGTCGAGAAGAACCCCTACCTTGGCGGCAGGGTATCGCAGCTCAACAAGTATTTCCCCAAGCTGTGTCCCCCGTACTGCGGTCTGGAGATGAACTTCAGACGCATCAAACCCAATCCGAAAATCACCGTCTACACCATGACCGAAGTCGAGTCGGTGAGCGGTCAGGAAGGAAATTACAGCGTCAGGCTCAAGGTGAGCCCAAGATATGTGAACGAAAAGTGCACTGTCTGCAACGCCTGCGCGGAGGCATGCCCTGCGGAGCGGCCAAACGAATTCAATTTCGGGATGGACAAGACCAAAGCGGCCTATCTTCCGCATGTGCTGTCCTATCCCATGAGATATGTCATAGACAGAAACGCCTGCAAGGACAAGTCGTGCGACAAGTGCGTCAAGGCGTGCAAATACAACGCCATCGATCTCGACATGAAGCCGCAGACCATCGAGATGAAGGTTGGCAGCATCGTGTACGCTACCGGCTGGAATCCCTACGATGCGACGAGGATGGAGAATCTCGGTTACGGTCGCGTAAAAAACGTCATCACCAACATGATGATGGAGCGCCTCGCTGCGCCGAATGGCCCGACGGGCGGCAAGCTTCTGAGGCCATCGGACAAGAAAGAGGTCAAGAAAGTGGTCTTCGTGCAGTGCGCCGGATCGAGGGACGAGAATCATCTCAACTACTGCTCGTCGATCTGCTGCATGGCTTCGCTCAAGCAGGCCACCTATATCCGCGAACGCGTTCCTGACGCGAAGGTTGTCGTGGCTTATATCGATCTGCGAGCGCCCGGCAAGTACGAGGAGTTCCTCAACAAGGTACAGTCGGACGCGAACGTGAAGCTGGTCAAGGGCAAGGTCGCCAAGATCGAGGAAGATCCTTCAACCGGCGGCGTCATTCTCGAATTCGAGGATGTCGAGGGCGGCGGAAAAGTTCATGAGCGCGCCGACATGGCCGTGCTCGCCACCGGCATGGAGCCTTCGGTCAAGACGCATTCCATGCTGAGTATCGAGGAGAACGGCTTCATCAATGGCGGTAGCGCCCCCGGAATCTATTCGACCGGCGTGGCCAAGAGGCCTTCCGATGTGACCACATCCATCCAGGATGCGACCGGAATGGCATTGAAAAGCATTCAAAGTCTCGTGAGGAGTTAA
- the dsrE2 gene encoding sulfur carrier protein DsrE2, with protein MSDTKKLAIIASKGTLDWAYPPFILASTAAAMDMEAVVFFTFYGLPLLKKEIDAKVTPVGNPAMPMHMPFGSKEFQSINWSIPNLISGNIPGFDSMATMMMKETFKKKGVATVEQLREMCIEAGVKFIACQMTMDVFGFDKSEFIEGVDYGGAASFLEYAADANISLFI; from the coding sequence ATGTCCGATACTAAAAAACTCGCGATCATCGCGTCCAAGGGAACACTCGACTGGGCCTACCCACCCTTCATTCTCGCTTCGACCGCCGCGGCCATGGATATGGAAGCCGTGGTGTTTTTCACCTTCTATGGTCTGCCGCTGCTCAAGAAAGAGATCGACGCCAAGGTGACGCCGGTCGGCAATCCGGCCATGCCGATGCATATGCCATTCGGCAGCAAGGAGTTCCAGTCGATCAACTGGTCGATTCCCAATCTCATTTCAGGCAATATTCCGGGCTTTGACAGCATGGCGACCATGATGATGAAGGAGACCTTCAAGAAGAAGGGGGTCGCTACCGTCGAACAGCTTCGCGAAATGTGCATCGAAGCAGGGGTCAAGTTCATTGCCTGTCAGATGACCATGGATGTGTTCGGATTCGACAAGTCTGAATTCATCGAGGGCGTCGATTACGGCGGCGCGGCCTCATTCCTCGAATATGCGGCGGATGCCAACATTTCGCTCTTTATCTGA
- a CDS encoding FAD-dependent oxidoreductase, with amino-acid sequence MADDKKIGVYLCTDCGIGEALNVDELEAVAKKEFKVPVCKKHPNLCSTEGVQMIKDDLNNGEVNKIVIAACSQRVNNEVFNFDPLTYVTERVNLREQVVWTAPKGEDKEGTQLMAADYLRMGITRVQKSEVPVPKIADVNRTVLVVGGGVTGLTAALEAAQTGYKVVLVEKAQELGGWAKKMHRVFPTRPPFAEIEQPTIGVKIDAVKKDGNITVHTGTTIASIEGGPGEYKVTIDKNGANETFDAGAIVLAAGWKPYNASKLGHLGYGKHRNVVTNLEFEQNVNKCEGKVTRPSDGKPAKNVVFLQCAGQRDKEHVPYCSTVCCNVSLKQAKYVREADPDAGAFIVYKDMRTTGLYENFYKNAQDDEGIFLTKGEILGLKEESDGSLVVEIDNQLLGRKMKVKADILVLATGMVSNMVPDDMSVNNLTTEYIGKMVQRETSDGVIEALEPESLILNLKYRQGPEMPHLKWGFPDSHFICFPYETRRTGIYSAGAVRHPMDAVQSTADATGAALKAIQCMELTAQGRAVHPRTWDRTYPEIRFESCTQCRRCTVECPFGAYNEKSDGTPLDFPSRCRRCGVCMGACPQRVISFRDYSVDMISAMIKSIEVPDEGTFVIGFVCENDAYPAFDMVGLNRIGMKTNFRFIPLRCLGGLNLVWIADALSRGVDGILLLGCKYGDDYQCHYVKGSQMASERLGKVQETLDRLMLESERVEQVQLAINEWDKLPGILEEFSKKIEDIGDNPYKGF; translated from the coding sequence ATGGCTGATGATAAAAAAATAGGCGTATACCTCTGTACCGACTGCGGAATCGGGGAGGCATTGAATGTGGATGAACTTGAAGCGGTAGCCAAAAAGGAGTTCAAGGTTCCCGTCTGCAAAAAGCATCCGAACCTGTGCAGCACCGAAGGCGTTCAGATGATCAAGGATGACCTCAACAATGGCGAGGTCAACAAGATCGTCATCGCCGCCTGTTCCCAGAGGGTCAATAACGAGGTGTTCAATTTCGATCCGCTCACCTATGTCACCGAAAGGGTCAATCTGCGCGAGCAGGTGGTCTGGACGGCCCCGAAAGGCGAGGACAAGGAGGGCACGCAGTTGATGGCCGCCGACTATCTCCGGATGGGCATCACGCGGGTGCAGAAATCCGAAGTGCCGGTTCCGAAGATTGCCGACGTGAACCGCACCGTGCTGGTCGTTGGTGGCGGCGTGACCGGTCTGACGGCGGCTCTCGAAGCAGCACAGACCGGCTACAAGGTGGTGCTTGTCGAAAAAGCCCAGGAGCTTGGCGGCTGGGCCAAGAAAATGCACCGGGTGTTCCCGACCAGGCCCCCATTCGCCGAAATCGAACAGCCGACCATCGGCGTGAAGATCGATGCCGTCAAAAAAGATGGCAACATCACCGTTCATACTGGCACGACTATTGCATCAATCGAGGGCGGTCCCGGTGAGTACAAGGTAACGATCGACAAGAATGGCGCGAACGAAACTTTCGACGCAGGCGCCATTGTGCTTGCCGCCGGGTGGAAACCATACAACGCCAGCAAGCTCGGCCATCTCGGCTATGGCAAGCACCGCAATGTTGTGACCAACCTCGAATTCGAACAGAACGTCAACAAATGCGAAGGCAAGGTTACGCGCCCTTCCGACGGCAAACCTGCAAAGAATGTCGTCTTCCTTCAGTGCGCCGGACAGCGCGACAAGGAGCACGTGCCTTACTGTTCGACCGTCTGCTGCAACGTTTCCCTCAAGCAGGCCAAATATGTGCGTGAAGCGGATCCCGATGCCGGGGCCTTCATTGTCTACAAGGACATGCGCACCACCGGCTTGTACGAGAATTTCTACAAGAACGCCCAGGATGACGAGGGTATTTTTCTCACCAAGGGCGAGATTCTCGGTCTCAAGGAGGAGTCTGACGGCAGCCTGGTTGTCGAGATCGATAACCAGTTGCTCGGCAGAAAGATGAAAGTCAAGGCCGACATCCTCGTGCTCGCCACCGGCATGGTGTCGAACATGGTGCCAGACGACATGTCGGTCAACAACCTGACGACGGAGTATATCGGCAAGATGGTACAGCGAGAGACCTCGGACGGCGTGATCGAGGCGCTCGAGCCGGAGAGTCTCATCCTGAACCTCAAGTATCGCCAGGGTCCAGAGATGCCGCATCTCAAATGGGGTTTCCCCGATTCGCACTTCATCTGCTTCCCGTATGAAACCCGCAGAACGGGTATCTACTCAGCCGGGGCGGTGCGTCATCCGATGGATGCCGTGCAGTCCACCGCCGATGCTACCGGTGCAGCGCTCAAGGCGATCCAGTGCATGGAGCTGACGGCGCAGGGCAGGGCGGTTCATCCGAGAACGTGGGACAGAACCTATCCCGAAATCCGCTTCGAAAGCTGCACCCAGTGCCGCCGTTGCACCGTCGAATGCCCGTTTGGAGCGTACAACGAAAAGTCGGACGGCACGCCGCTCGATTTTCCGTCACGGTGCCGCCGCTGCGGCGTCTGCATGGGTGCTTGCCCGCAGAGGGTCATATCGTTCAGGGATTACAGCGTCGATATGATTTCCGCGATGATCAAGTCGATCGAGGTGCCTGACGAGGGTACTTTTGTGATTGGCTTTGTCTGCGAGAACGACGCCTATCCGGCCTTCGACATGGTTGGCCTGAACAGGATCGGCATGAAGACCAACTTCCGGTTCATTCCGCTGCGCTGCCTGGGCGGCTTGAACCTGGTGTGGATCGCCGACGCTCTGTCGCGCGGCGTGGACGGCATTCTGCTGCTCGGCTGCAAATATGGCGACGACTACCAGTGCCACTACGTCAAGGGCAGCCAGATGGCCAGCGAACGACTCGGCAAGGTTCAGGAGACGCTCGACAGGCTCATGCTCGAATCCGAGCGCGTCGAGCAGGTGCAGCTCGCCATCAACGAGTGGGACAAGCTGCCGGGTATTCTCGAGGAGTTCTCGAAGAAGATCGAAGATATAGGTGACAATCCGTACAAGGGATTCTAA
- the aprB gene encoding adenylyl-sulfate reductase subunit beta, whose protein sequence is MPSFVIKEKCDGCKGQERTACMYICPNDLMKLDVERMKAWNQEPDQCWECYNCVKICPQQAIEVRGYADFVPLGGNVIPLRGTDAIMWTIKFRNGILKRYKFPIRTTSEGSIDLYSGKPEPDYANLKKPGFFNMTEYPTI, encoded by the coding sequence ATGCCGAGTTTCGTCATTAAAGAAAAATGTGACGGCTGCAAAGGGCAGGAAAGGACAGCATGTATGTACATCTGTCCCAACGACCTGATGAAGTTGGATGTCGAAAGGATGAAGGCCTGGAACCAGGAGCCCGACCAGTGCTGGGAGTGCTACAACTGCGTGAAGATCTGCCCGCAGCAGGCCATCGAGGTCAGAGGATATGCCGATTTCGTGCCGCTGGGCGGCAACGTCATTCCGCTGAGGGGTACCGACGCCATCATGTGGACCATCAAGTTCAGGAACGGTATTCTGAAGCGCTACAAGTTCCCGATCAGGACCACCTCCGAAGGTTCCATCGATCTGTATTCCGGCAAACCGGAACCGGATTACGCGAACCTCAAGAAGCCTGGCTTCTTCAACATGACTGAATATCCAACCATCTAA
- the qmoC gene encoding quinone-interacting membrane-bound oxidoreductase complex subunit QmoC: MAQETVFTPDVKFVRELQKAGADTLKKCYQCATCSVVCPLAPDDKPFPRKEMLMAQWGLKDELLRSSDIWLCHNCNDCSKYCPRGARPGDVLAILRKSVIQENAFPKFMGKIVGDPNNIWQALLIPVVLFLVILGVTGHLNIPEGPVVFSKFVPVSVIDGVFVPLSALAVGMFAVSISRFWKNMTEASGMKPKAEFMPSLIETLKEIMTHAKFRKCDENKDRSVSHVLVFYGFIGLAITTAWAVFNLYVLHWELPYAVDEHALSIFGGSAVAAWIYKIVFKLFANVSAIMLLAGGTLVIKNRLKERSVETTTSSFDWLFAGIVLMVGVSGFLAQVMRVTNFPAALAYGTYFIHLVLVFYIIVYLPYSKLAHFVYRTAAITYTKMLKRDVEM; encoded by the coding sequence ATGGCTCAAGAGACTGTATTTACACCGGACGTCAAGTTCGTCAGGGAGCTGCAAAAGGCCGGTGCCGATACATTGAAAAAGTGCTATCAATGCGCGACCTGCTCCGTGGTGTGCCCGCTGGCCCCTGACGACAAGCCCTTTCCGCGAAAGGAAATGCTCATGGCGCAATGGGGCCTGAAGGACGAGCTGCTCAGAAGCTCCGACATCTGGCTCTGCCACAACTGCAACGACTGCTCGAAGTACTGCCCGCGCGGCGCCAGGCCGGGCGACGTGCTCGCGATTTTGCGCAAAAGCGTCATTCAGGAGAACGCTTTCCCGAAGTTCATGGGCAAGATCGTTGGCGATCCGAACAACATCTGGCAGGCGCTACTCATCCCGGTCGTCCTGTTCCTTGTCATTCTCGGCGTGACGGGTCATCTGAACATTCCTGAAGGCCCGGTGGTCTTCTCGAAGTTCGTGCCGGTGTCTGTCATCGATGGCGTCTTCGTGCCGCTCTCGGCGCTGGCCGTCGGCATGTTCGCCGTCAGCATTTCGCGTTTCTGGAAGAACATGACCGAAGCCTCCGGAATGAAGCCGAAGGCAGAGTTTATGCCGAGCCTCATCGAGACGCTCAAGGAGATCATGACGCACGCCAAGTTCAGGAAGTGCGACGAGAACAAGGATCGCTCGGTCTCGCATGTGCTGGTGTTCTACGGCTTTATCGGCCTGGCCATCACCACGGCATGGGCGGTGTTCAACCTGTACGTTCTGCACTGGGAGCTGCCCTACGCGGTTGACGAGCACGCGCTCTCGATCTTCGGCGGTTCGGCGGTCGCGGCATGGATCTACAAGATCGTCTTCAAGCTGTTCGCCAACGTGAGCGCCATCATGTTGCTCGCGGGTGGAACGCTGGTGATCAAAAATCGCCTCAAGGAGCGGAGCGTCGAAACCACGACCTCTTCGTTCGACTGGCTCTTTGCCGGTATCGTGCTGATGGTTGGCGTTTCGGGCTTTCTCGCCCAGGTGATGCGCGTCACGAACTTCCCGGCGGCGCTGGCCTATGGCACCTACTTCATCCACCTCGTGCTGGTGTTCTACATCATCGTCTACCTGCCCTACTCGAAGCTCGCTCACTTCGTCTACCGGACGGCGGCGATCACCTACACGAAGATGCTGAAACGGGACGTGGAGATGTAA